The Flavobacteriales bacterium genome includes the window CTCACCTTCAAATGCATTTACAGGATGAAAATAACCATTGAAACCAACACCTTTCCCACTAAAGACACCACCATCTGGCATTGCCTCCAACAGTACAGGTGGATCTACTGGACACAATACGGAATCAAATGACGTGATAAATTGGGGGAAAATAGGATCTTTATATCTAATTTAAGCAGTACCATTATTGGTTTGTGACTCACAATTAAATTTGTCAAAAAGTTTAACAGTGTAAAGAGCTGTATCTGTTACGTAAACTTGAAATTTTGAAGTTGTTAAACCATCAAATACTTGATTAAATGAGCCATTAAAAAGGTGCAAACTATAAGGAGGAGCATCTACTTCAGTGTGAACAGTTAATAGAGCGCTATCGCCCTCACATAGCTGTTGGCTACTTTCAATTAATGATGAAGATGAAGTTGAAGTGATATTTATAATATTTGAGGGCGAACCTATGCAATTGGCATCTTCAAGAGTTTTAATAGAATAATCTCCCATTGAATGAGCCGTAAAAGAGTAATTCATTATTTGAGAAGAGTCTAAATAATTATTTATTCCGTTAGAGTAGAGAAAATGAAAGGGTGCTTCACCAGTAAATTGAACATTAATTTCTGGTAAATTTTCAGTTTGACCCTCACAAATATTTCCTTCTCCTGTTAAATAAGCCGTTGGTCTATCAAGCTCCCTAACAATTATAGTATCTGTTGCAATACAACCCTTTGAATCTGTAACTTTTATACTATGTGTTCCAACCTTTACATTTATTGTTTCATTAGTCGATCCATTGCTCCATAGATAGGCAAATGGTGAATTATCGCTTTGAATGTGCTTAATATCTAAATCAATATAATCGAATTTACAAACGGATAAGTCTTGTCCCAAATCTATAGAAATAGGTATTTCCTCTATTTTAATAGTATCAGAAACAATCCCACAACCATCAATTATTACTTTAACAGCATAACTCCCAGCACCCACGTAAATCGATTGAGTAGTATCACCATTACTCCATAAAAAATTGTAGTCTACCCCAGACTCAATATTTGCCGTCAAATTGACTTTATCACCGCAAGGGATTTGCAAATAATTTGTATCTAAAGTTATTGAATTTGACACATTTAAACCAGCAGAAGAAAAACTATTTTCTTCTAAGAAAACATATGAAGCTAGCCCACTATCTGACCCATGCGCAATAGCTAAGCGAATATGATATGTTTCACCGCACTGAACAACTGCACTTGCTGTCATAACGGTTGTGAAACCATCAGCTGTGTTTACAGATTGTAAGGATTGATTATCAATATAAAATTGAGAGTTGTAGGCATTATTTATTGATGATATAGTAATTGGCAATATAACATTTAAAGAATTGGGTTCTTGACTAGAAAAAGTAGCTATATTAATACTACCATCTGGAAAATTAGCAGGGCTTGAAAAAGAACCTGAAATACCAGGACCCGAAAGAAAAAAGCCAAAAACATCGTTATACATAGAGTTTTCAAAAGCATTATACTCTTCTGATCCAAAAACATACCTAAAAGATATAGAATCACTTGAAGGAATAAAATCAAATTCAAGAATAGCTATATTATTTACAGAAGAAACTTGAAAGTTTTGACCGATTAAATCAGGAACACTATTGGCAATTGTCAATAAATCAGCATCCGTAACGCTTGGGTCTTGATTAACAAAATCGGAAGGCCCAACAAAACCCGGAGCAATAAATGAAACATCATTAGTGGACATTACAATACCTGAATTAAAACCTATATTGGATAATTCTCCATTAAAATAGGCGATTTTAAAGGGTGACCACTGTAATCATGATTTGAAGTTTGTAGATTGGCAGAAAGTAAAACGTCATTTACTAAAAAAATTACATCATCATACGGAGCAGAATAATTAACGGAAATCTGACAAAAAGCAAGTGAATTGCATAAAAAAATGCTTATTGTAAGTAAAAGATTATTCAATGGCTTAAGGATTAACTTAGTTAATGTACCAAACAAATCGTTCAATACATAGATGCAAAGTTAGAAAAAATTAATGTAACACATTAACTACTCCCATTCTATTAATAAACTGAGCATCTTTTCCATAAGCATTATAGGAGTAAGAATAAGCCCCTTCTGGAACAACAGCATTCTTATACTTGCCATCCCAAAAGTTGTTGATATCGTTAGTATAAAACATTAATTCACCCCATCTATTATAAATTGACATTTCAAAAGTTAATATATTAGTTCCTTTAACTACAAGAGATTCGTTTTCATCATCTCCATTTGGAGTAAAAGAATTGGGGATAAAAATCTGAAGGT containing:
- a CDS encoding choice-of-anchor L domain-containing protein; this translates as MAYFNGELSNIGFNSGIVMSTNDVSFIAPGFVGPSDFVNQDPSVTDADLLTIANSVPDLIGQNFQVSSVNNIAILEFDFIPSSDSISFRYVFGSEEYNAFENSMYNDVFGFFLSGPGISGSFSSPANFPDGSINIATFSSQEPNSLNVILPITISSINNAYNSQFYIDNQSLQSVNTADGFTTVMTASAVVQCGETYHIRLAIAHGSDSGLASYVFLEENSFSSAGLNVSNSITLDTNYLQIPCGDKVNLTANIESGVDYNFLWSNGDTTQSIYVGAGSYAVKVIIDGCGIVSDTIKIEEIPISIDLGQDLSVCKFDYIDLDIKHIQSDNSPFAYLWSNGSTNETINVKVGTHSIKVTDSKGCIATDTIIVRELDRPTAYLTGEGNICEGQTENLPEINVQFTGEAPFHFLYSNGINNYLDSSQIMNYSFTAHSMGDYSIKTLEDANCIGSPSNIINITSTSSSSLIESSQQLCEGDSALLTVHTEVDAPPYSLHLFNGSFNQVFDGLTTSKFQVYVTDTALYTVKLFDKFNCESQTNNGTA